The following proteins come from a genomic window of Ailuropoda melanoleuca isolate Jingjing chromosome 2, ASM200744v2, whole genome shotgun sequence:
- the HCRTR1 gene encoding orexin receptor type 1, producing the protein MEPSATPGAQTGTPSGGGEPSPSLVPPDYEDEFLRYLWRDYLYPKQYEWVLIAAYVAVFLVALVGNTLVCLAVWRNHHMRTVTNYFIVNLSLADVLVTAICLPASLLVDITESWLFGHALCKVIPYLQAVSVSVAVLTLSFIALDRWYAICHPLLFKSTARRARGSILGIWAVSLAVMVPQAAVMECSSVLPELANRTRLFSVCDEHWADDLYPKIYHSCFFVVTYLAPLGLMAMAYFQIFRKLWGRQIPGTASALVRNWKRPSDQSAEQGQGLSTEPPPRARAFLAEVKQMRARRKTAKMLMVVLLVFALCYLPISVLNVLKRVFGMFRQASDREAVYACFTFSHWLVYANSAANPIIYNFLSGKFREQFKAAFSCCLPGLGPCGSPKAHSPHSSASHKSLSLHSRCSVSKVPEHVVLTSVTTVLP; encoded by the exons ATGGAGCCCTCGGCCACCCCAGGGGCCCAGACTGGGACCCCCAGTGGCGGCGGGGAACCATCACCGTCACTGGTGCCTCCCGACTACGAGGACGAGTTCTTGCGCTATCTGTGGCGCGATTATCTGTACCCGAAGCAGTATGAGTGGGTCCTCATCGCTGCCTACGTGGCTGTGTTCCTTGTGGCCCTGGTGGGCAACACGCTGG TCTGCCTGGCGGTGTGGAGGAACCACCACATGAGGACGGTCACCAACTACTTCATCGTCAACCTGTCCCTGGCTGACGTGCTGGTGACGGCCATCTGCCTCCCGGCCAGCCTGCTGGTGGACATCACTGAGTCCTGGCTCTTCGGTCATGCCCTCTGCAAGGTCATCCCCTATCTACAG GCCGTGTCCGTGTCAGTAGCAGTGCTGACTCTCAGCTTCATCGCCCTGGACCGCTGGTACGCCATCTGCCACCCGCTGTTATTCAAGAGCACCGCCCGGCGTGCCCGCGGCTCCATCCTGGGGATCTGGGCTGTGTCGTTGGCTGTCATGGTGCCCCAGGCTGCCGTCATGGAGTGCAGCAGCGTTCTGCCGGAGCTAGCCAACCGCACCCGGCTCTTCTCCGTCTGTGATGAACACTGGGCAG ATGACCTCTATCCCAAGATCTACCACAGTTGCTTCTTCGTTGTCACCTACCTGGCCCCGCTGGGCCTCATGGCCATGGCCTATTTCCAGATTTTCCGCAAGCTCTGGGGCCGCCAG ATCCCTGGCACCGCGTCGGCCCTCGTGCGGAACTGGAAGCGGCCCTCGGACCAGTCGGCCGAGCAGGGCCAGggcctgagcacagagcccccgccccgggcccggGCCTTCCTGGCTGAGGTGAAGCAGATGCGGGCGCGGAGGAAGACGGCCAAGATGCTGATGGTGGTGCTGCTGGTCTTTGCCCTCTGCTACCTGCCCATCAGTGTCCTCAACGTCCTCAAGAG GGTGTTCGGGATGTTCCGCCAAGCCAGCGACCGAGAAGCCGTCTACGCCTGCTTCACCTTCTCCCACTGGCTGGTGTATGCCAACAGTGCTGCCAACCCCATTATCTACAACTTCCTCAGTG GCAAATTCCGGGAGCAGTTTAAGGCCGccttctcctgctgcctgcctGGCCTGGGTCCCTGCGGCTCTCCGAAGGCCCACagcccccactcctccgccagcCACAAGTCCTTGTCTTTGCACAGCCGGTGCTCCGTCTCCAAAGTCCCCGAGCATGTGGTGCTCACCAGTGTCACCACGGTGCTGCCCTGA
- the PEF1 gene encoding peflin, whose product MASYPYGQGCPGAGGQAPGAPPGSYYPGPPHGGGQYGSGVPPGGGYGGGPAPGGPYGPPAGGGPYGHPNAGGLPSGTPGGLYGGAAPGGPYGQPPPNSYGAQHPGPYGQGPPPGGVPPSVDPEAYSWFQSVDSDHSGYISIKELKQALVNSNWSSFNDETCLMMINMFDKTKSGRIDVYGFSALWKFIQQWKNLFQQYDRDRSGSISYAELQQALSQMGYNLSPQFTQLLVSRYCPRSANPAMQLDRFIQVCTQLQVLTEAFREKDTAVQGNIRLSFEDFVTMTASRML is encoded by the exons ATGGCCAGCTACCCGTACGGGCAG GGCTGCCCAGGAGCTGGAGGACAGGCCCCCGGAGCCCCTCCAGGCAGCTACTACCCTGGACCCCCCCATGGTGGAGGGCAGTATGGCAGTGGGGTACCTCCCGGTGGCGGTTATGGAGGGGGTCCTGCCCCTGGAGGGCCTTATGGACCGCCAGCTGGTGGAGGACCCTATGGACACCCCAACGCTGGGGGACTCCCCTCTGGAACTCCAGGAGGACTCTATGGTGGAGCGGCCCCGGGGGGCCCCTATGGTCAGCCACCTCCGAATTCCTATGGTGCCCAGCATCCTGGGCCTTATGGACAGGGACCTCCTCCAG GTGGTGTTCCTCCCAGTGTGGATCCTGAGGCTTACTCCTGGTTCCAGTCCGTGGACTCCGATCACAGTGGCTACATCTCCATCAAGGAGCTGAAGCAGGCTCTGGTCAACTCCAACTGGTCCTCTTTCAACGACGAGACATGCCTCATGATGATAA ACATGTTTGACAAGACGAAGTCAGGCCGCATCGACGTCTATGGCTTCTCCGCCTTGTGGAAGTTCATTCAGCAGTGGAAGAACCTTTTCCAGCAGTATGACCGGGACCGCTCTGGCTCCATCAGCTATGCAGAGCTGCAGCAAG CTCTGTCCCAGATGGGCTACAACCTGAGCCCCCAGTTCACTCAGCTCCTGGTCTCGCGCTACTGCCCGCGCTCCGCCAACCCCGCCATGCAGCTAGACCGCTTCATCCAGGTGTGCACCCAGCTGCAGGTGCTGACCGAGGCCTTCCGGGAGAAGGACACCGCCGTGCAGGGCAACATTCGGCTCAGCTTCGAGGACTTCGTCACCATGACAGCTTCTCGGATGCTCTGA